In Ensifer adhaerens, a single window of DNA contains:
- a CDS encoding (R)-mandelonitrile lyase: MTTKSLITAAMALGATTAFAEPERKVSVMRASSQEATAGAPEHFTGSVKVQSRFQATPPARSGGGLVAFEPAARTAWHTHPLGQTLIVTDGAGLVQHWGGDIQEIGPGDVVWIPPGVKHWHGAASEQRMSHIAIAESLDGKTVDWMEHVSDEQYGQNSGDVGE, translated from the coding sequence ATGACCACCAAGTCTCTGATCACAGCCGCCATGGCGCTCGGTGCCACCACTGCCTTCGCCGAACCTGAGCGCAAGGTTTCTGTGATGCGTGCGAGCTCGCAGGAGGCGACGGCCGGCGCGCCAGAACACTTCACCGGTTCCGTGAAAGTGCAGTCTCGCTTCCAGGCGACTCCACCAGCCCGTTCCGGAGGAGGACTGGTGGCCTTCGAACCCGCCGCCCGCACCGCCTGGCACACCCACCCGTTGGGCCAGACCCTGATCGTCACGGACGGTGCAGGACTGGTCCAGCACTGGGGAGGCGACATTCAGGAGATTGGACCCGGCGACGTCGTCTGGATACCGCCGGGCGTCAAGCACTGGCACGGAGCCGCTTCCGAACAACGCATGTCACATATCGCCATCGCCGAATCCCTGGACGGCAAGACCGTCGACTGGATGGAGCACGTCAGCGACGAACAATACGGACAGAACAGCGGAGATGTCGGTGAGTAG
- a CDS encoding carboxymuconolactone decarboxylase family protein: MAQDAGSNRESAKSRTQQLMGDIAPKLAELTDDVLYADIWERPQLSQRDRSLMTVSALIALNRPDQLRAHLVRAKANGLSEEQLVETITHMAFYSGWPSAVSALAIAKDVFAEN; this comes from the coding sequence ATGGCGCAGGACGCAGGATCGAACCGTGAATCCGCGAAGTCCCGCACCCAGCAACTGATGGGCGACATCGCGCCGAAACTGGCGGAGCTGACGGATGACGTCCTCTACGCCGACATCTGGGAACGTCCGCAGCTCTCCCAGCGTGACCGCAGCCTGATGACGGTCAGCGCGCTGATCGCACTCAATCGACCCGATCAGCTCAGGGCGCATCTCGTCCGAGCAAAGGCGAATGGCCTCAGCGAGGAGCAGCTCGTTGAGACGATCACCCACATGGCCTTCTATTCCGGCTGGCCTAGTGCGGTGTCTGCGCTTGCCATCGCCAAGGACGTTTTCGCGGAGAATTAG
- a CDS encoding alpha/beta hydrolase, with amino-acid sequence MFARTFSAIALSALILSSGAAYAQAVSKPEPLTIIEQGSFAVGGTVSSTPGTYNNNAPTAAGQTLHGDHAYVFYQVPQTPKALPIVMLHGAYQSARSWETTPDGREGFQNIFLRRGFPVYLVDQPRRGRAGNSTVATTIEPTPYDQLFFDQFRIGKWPNYFANVQFSGEPAALDQFLRAVTPNTGPYDAAVISDAMSALFDKTGPGILFTHSQAGGPGWLTAIKNPNVKGIVALEPGSGFIFPEGEVPADMPSAAGTLKGEAVPTADFEKLTKLPIVIYYGDNFPVEPTAERGQDNWRVRLAMAKLWVGTVNKHGGDATLVHLPDVGIRGGTHFLMSDLNNVEIADQISKFLADKKLD; translated from the coding sequence ATGTTCGCCAGAACCTTCTCCGCCATCGCTCTCTCCGCACTCATCCTCTCATCAGGTGCGGCTTACGCCCAAGCGGTCTCCAAGCCGGAGCCGCTCACGATTATAGAGCAGGGCAGCTTCGCTGTTGGCGGCACGGTATCGAGCACGCCGGGAACCTACAACAACAACGCCCCGACTGCTGCAGGCCAGACACTGCATGGCGACCATGCCTACGTCTTCTACCAGGTGCCGCAGACCCCGAAGGCACTGCCGATCGTGATGCTGCACGGCGCTTACCAATCGGCCCGGAGCTGGGAAACGACCCCGGACGGTCGCGAGGGGTTCCAGAACATTTTTCTGCGCCGTGGATTCCCCGTCTATCTCGTCGATCAGCCGCGCCGTGGCCGTGCGGGGAACAGCACCGTTGCGACGACGATCGAGCCGACTCCCTACGATCAGCTTTTCTTTGACCAGTTCCGCATCGGCAAGTGGCCGAATTACTTCGCAAACGTCCAGTTCTCCGGAGAACCCGCAGCCCTCGATCAGTTCCTGCGTGCCGTCACGCCGAATACCGGACCTTACGATGCCGCAGTCATTTCGGATGCGATGTCGGCACTGTTCGACAAGACCGGTCCCGGCATCCTCTTTACCCATTCGCAGGCCGGCGGTCCCGGTTGGCTGACGGCGATCAAGAACCCCAACGTCAAGGGCATCGTTGCCCTTGAGCCGGGCAGCGGGTTCATTTTTCCGGAAGGCGAGGTTCCGGCCGACATGCCAAGTGCCGCCGGAACGCTCAAGGGCGAGGCCGTACCCACCGCCGATTTCGAGAAACTGACCAAGCTGCCGATCGTCATCTACTACGGCGACAATTTCCCCGTCGAGCCGACCGCCGAGCGCGGGCAGGACAATTGGCGTGTGCGCCTGGCGATGGCGAAGCTCTGGGTCGGCACGGTCAACAAGCACGGCGGCGATGCGACGCTTGTCCATCTCCCGGATGTCGGGATCAGGGGAGGCACCCACTTCCTGATGTCGGACCTGAACAACGTCGAGATCGCCGATCAGATCTCGAAGTTCCTCGCTGACAAGAAGCTCGACTGA
- a CDS encoding aldo/keto reductase, with amino-acid sequence MTTTVPTVTLNNGIEMPILGFGVFQVPDLAECERSVRDAIDVGYRLLDTATSYGNEEAVGNAIRNHGIDRSDLFVTTKLWIEDATYEGAKSAFERSMNKLQLDYLDLWLIHQPFGDVYGAWRAMEELHKAGRIRAIGVSNFYPDRLVDFVLHNEIVPAVNQIEIHPFHHQDDALKLLQEHNVQPEAWGPFAEGKNGLFTNDLLQSIGTKHGKSIAQVVLRWLIQHNIVAIPKSVRKERMAENFSIFDFELDQEDVAAIGSLDQKTSSFFDHRDPEMVKWLGTRRL; translated from the coding sequence ATGACCACTACCGTTCCTACAGTCACCCTGAACAACGGGATCGAGATGCCGATCCTTGGATTCGGCGTCTTTCAGGTTCCCGACCTCGCCGAGTGCGAGCGCAGCGTTCGCGACGCTATCGATGTCGGCTATCGCTTGCTCGACACCGCCACTTCATACGGCAACGAAGAGGCCGTAGGCAACGCGATCCGCAACCACGGAATTGATCGAAGCGATCTGTTTGTAACCACCAAGCTCTGGATCGAGGACGCGACATATGAGGGTGCCAAGTCGGCTTTCGAACGCTCCATGAACAAGCTGCAGCTCGACTATCTTGACCTCTGGCTGATCCACCAGCCTTTCGGTGATGTCTACGGCGCGTGGCGGGCGATGGAAGAGCTGCACAAGGCGGGTCGCATTCGCGCGATCGGCGTCAGCAACTTCTATCCCGACCGCCTGGTGGATTTCGTGCTTCACAACGAGATCGTTCCCGCGGTCAATCAGATCGAAATCCATCCATTCCATCACCAGGACGACGCACTGAAGCTGCTTCAGGAACACAACGTTCAACCCGAAGCATGGGGTCCTTTCGCGGAGGGAAAGAACGGGCTTTTCACCAACGACCTCTTGCAGTCGATTGGCACGAAGCATGGCAAGAGCATCGCACAGGTAGTGCTCCGGTGGCTGATCCAGCACAACATCGTCGCCATCCCGAAGTCCGTTCGCAAGGAGCGGATGGCCGAGAACTTTTCGATCTTCGATTTCGAGCTGGACCAGGAAGATGTGGCAGCGATCGGCTCACTTGACCAGAAGACCAGCAGCTTCTTCGATCATCGCGATCCCGAAATGGTGAAGTGGCTTGGCACGCGCAGGCTTTGA
- a CDS encoding LysR family transcriptional regulator, with product MPQENFNDLVAFVTVAREESFTRAAVKLGVSQSALSQTVRGLEERLGLRLLTRTTRRVSPTAAGERLLQTAGPRFEEIQAELAALSEMRDKPAGTVRITAGEHAAISVLAPALEKFLPDNPDVNVEITVDYGLTDIVAERYDAGVRLGEQIAKDMIAVKIGPEMRMAVVGAPSYFRQHLWPEVPEDLTAHNCIQIRMPTYGNILPWEFEKDGHELKVRVEGQMVFNNIAMRLDAVRRGIGLAYMPDDLVEEDIANGKLIRVLEDWCAPFPGYHLYYPNRRHASPAFALVVEALRYRG from the coding sequence ATGCCGCAGGAGAACTTCAACGATCTGGTCGCTTTCGTAACGGTCGCGCGCGAGGAAAGCTTTACGCGGGCGGCCGTGAAGCTCGGAGTTTCGCAGTCTGCGCTCAGCCAGACCGTCCGAGGTCTAGAAGAGCGCTTGGGACTGCGTCTGCTGACGCGAACGACGCGCCGCGTGTCGCCGACCGCGGCGGGCGAACGACTTCTCCAAACGGCAGGTCCGCGGTTTGAGGAAATCCAGGCGGAGCTTGCGGCGCTCAGCGAGATGCGAGACAAGCCGGCGGGAACGGTCAGGATCACAGCAGGCGAGCACGCCGCGATCTCGGTCCTTGCACCTGCTCTCGAGAAGTTTCTGCCAGACAATCCCGATGTCAACGTCGAGATCACTGTCGACTACGGCCTGACCGACATCGTTGCCGAGCGCTACGATGCGGGGGTCCGGCTCGGCGAGCAGATCGCCAAGGACATGATCGCGGTCAAGATCGGTCCCGAGATGCGCATGGCCGTCGTCGGCGCTCCGTCGTATTTCCGCCAGCACCTTTGGCCGGAAGTCCCGGAGGACCTGACAGCCCACAACTGTATCCAGATCCGCATGCCGACCTACGGCAACATCCTGCCCTGGGAATTCGAGAAGGATGGCCACGAGCTTAAGGTCAGGGTCGAGGGGCAGATGGTGTTCAACAACATCGCGATGCGTCTCGATGCGGTAAGACGCGGTATTGGTCTTGCCTACATGCCCGATGACCTTGTGGAGGAAGACATTGCCAACGGAAAACTGATCCGAGTTCTTGAAGACTGGTGCGCTCCGTTCCCCGGTTATCACCTGTACTATCCGAACCGACGTCACGCTTCGCCCGCATTCGCCCTCGTCGTCGAAGCCCTCCGGTATCGGGGATAA
- a CDS encoding alpha/beta hydrolase produces the protein MTEEIFNARRREFLGASALIVSGAILGVSPMTTKAVAADYKQNPFTLVYEGAITKNEPGKVNIHPVNYKLNGLNIVANVYTPATYDPARKYPTIVLAHPNGGVKEQTTGLYAQRLAEQGFITITADAAYQGGSGGAPRSTDKPQFRIEDIHGMADFISGFPGVDTARLGLFGICGGGGYSLAAAKTDKRFKAVATLSMFNSGRVRRNGFEDSQMDTIQQRLQQASTARAQEAAGGVVLYSGDADLTDAQIAALPFDLYREGYEYYWRTHAHPGSTFRYTTSSLMDLMRWDATDEIALIDVPLLMIAGSKADTLYMTEDAFSKATGTKDKELFKIEGAKHIETYWVPQYVEATLSRLTPFFDRHLASA, from the coding sequence ATGACCGAAGAAATCTTCAACGCAAGAAGACGCGAATTCCTGGGAGCATCCGCTCTCATCGTCTCCGGTGCGATCTTAGGAGTGTCCCCAATGACAACCAAAGCTGTCGCCGCCGACTATAAACAGAACCCGTTCACGCTCGTCTACGAAGGCGCCATTACCAAGAACGAGCCCGGCAAGGTGAACATCCACCCCGTGAACTACAAGCTCAACGGGCTCAATATCGTCGCCAACGTCTACACGCCGGCGACCTACGATCCCGCACGTAAGTATCCCACTATCGTGTTGGCACACCCGAACGGCGGTGTGAAGGAGCAGACGACAGGCCTCTACGCCCAGCGGCTGGCAGAACAAGGCTTCATCACGATCACGGCCGATGCCGCCTATCAGGGTGGAAGCGGCGGCGCGCCACGCAGCACCGACAAGCCGCAGTTCCGTATCGAAGACATCCACGGAATGGCGGATTTCATCAGCGGTTTCCCAGGTGTCGACACCGCCCGTCTCGGTCTGTTCGGTATCTGCGGCGGCGGTGGCTATTCGCTGGCGGCGGCCAAGACCGACAAGCGCTTCAAGGCCGTGGCGACACTCAGCATGTTTAACTCCGGGCGCGTCCGCCGCAACGGTTTTGAGGACAGCCAGATGGACACCATTCAGCAGCGCCTGCAGCAAGCATCAACGGCCCGAGCCCAAGAAGCGGCTGGCGGTGTAGTGCTCTATTCAGGGGATGCCGATCTGACGGACGCGCAGATCGCTGCTCTGCCCTTTGACCTCTATCGCGAGGGATATGAGTATTACTGGCGCACCCACGCTCATCCAGGTTCCACCTTTCGTTACACCACAAGCAGCCTGATGGATCTGATGCGCTGGGACGCGACCGACGAGATCGCGCTCATTGACGTGCCACTGCTCATGATCGCAGGCAGCAAGGCGGACACGCTCTACATGACCGAGGACGCCTTCTCCAAAGCGACTGGCACGAAGGACAAGGAACTCTTCAAGATCGAGGGTGCGAAGCACATCGAGACCTACTGGGTTCCCCAATATGTCGAGGCGACTTTGTCCAGACTGACGCCCTTCTTCGATCGGCACCTGGCTTCCGCGTAA